The proteins below come from a single Natrinema sp. DC36 genomic window:
- a CDS encoding formate/nitrite transporter family protein has protein sequence MTDSNSIGESNESDSHDSSGRSVPPGPSDREPEPSDEEGVVRDAVERSRSGAPAVGAVVRDRFSSDEVFQRIVAVADEEITSSGRELFFSALAGGFAISITVLLYASLYGETDGHPILSGLLYPLGFIYIIIGGYQLYTENTLPPVTLTLERLASIPALLRHWMIVLAGNFAGGAVGAAVLAWGGVFSPEGAEAARYLGTHGVETPWLALFFKAAFAGLIVAGVVWMVYASQDTISRLVVVYMAFLAIPIGNLFHVVTSFTEMSYVVFIGELSLFVGLTEFVLPVLLGNTIGGILLVTIVNYYQTSEHRLASARFKGVKRRLSPKEWLFGGFVGRSYVPLIDTGETSIPNGRYRVLVPISNPRTESGLVELAAAVAAQHGPAVVHIVHVVQVPDVKYGTGQRDRIVAESERLLSEVTAPVEDRGVDLETSTVVSHRSVAEVFEAANREDADLVVMGWGRGDQLWGSPRAEGVVEELTSRLPCDFLILEGNELDTSRILLPTAGGPDSELSAEVARTLRSAGGSEVTLLHVTDEGQREAGETFLAEWADDHDLSGAEIVVDNSGDVERAIAREAEDHTLVLLGATERGFLTRLVSESVHPTVVSDVDCSVLLAERPGNRDLFERLFGLK, from the coding sequence ATGACCGATTCAAATTCCATAGGGGAATCTAATGAATCAGACTCCCACGATTCGTCAGGCAGGTCCGTTCCACCTGGGCCATCCGACCGGGAACCGGAGCCGTCTGACGAGGAAGGGGTGGTCCGGGACGCCGTTGAGCGCTCCAGAAGCGGTGCGCCGGCCGTAGGGGCGGTTGTCCGGGACCGCTTTTCGTCCGACGAGGTCTTTCAGCGGATCGTCGCCGTCGCCGATGAAGAGATCACCTCGAGCGGACGCGAACTTTTCTTCAGCGCGCTCGCAGGCGGCTTTGCCATCTCGATTACGGTCCTCCTGTATGCCTCGCTGTACGGCGAGACTGACGGTCACCCGATCCTGAGCGGACTCTTGTATCCTCTTGGATTCATCTATATCATCATTGGGGGCTACCAGCTCTACACCGAGAACACGCTGCCACCGGTTACGTTAACTCTAGAACGACTCGCAAGTATCCCCGCACTCCTCCGTCACTGGATGATCGTGCTCGCGGGTAACTTCGCAGGTGGGGCCGTCGGCGCGGCCGTGCTCGCGTGGGGTGGGGTTTTCTCTCCGGAGGGTGCAGAGGCAGCGCGATACCTCGGGACCCACGGTGTCGAGACGCCGTGGCTTGCTCTCTTCTTCAAGGCCGCGTTCGCTGGACTAATCGTCGCAGGCGTCGTTTGGATGGTCTACGCCTCCCAGGACACGATCTCACGCCTCGTCGTCGTTTACATGGCCTTTCTTGCGATCCCGATCGGGAATCTCTTTCACGTCGTTACTTCCTTCACTGAGATGTCCTACGTGGTCTTCATCGGCGAGCTCTCACTTTTCGTCGGACTGACCGAGTTTGTCCTGCCGGTTCTTCTGGGGAATACAATCGGCGGAATCCTGTTGGTGACCATCGTCAACTACTACCAGACCAGTGAACACCGTCTCGCGTCGGCCCGCTTCAAAGGGGTCAAGCGCCGTCTCTCGCCCAAAGAGTGGCTGTTTGGAGGGTTCGTCGGTCGGTCGTACGTCCCTCTGATCGACACTGGCGAGACGTCGATTCCGAACGGCCGCTACCGAGTTCTGGTTCCGATCTCGAACCCCCGTACTGAGTCGGGGCTGGTCGAACTCGCCGCCGCCGTTGCCGCCCAGCACGGCCCCGCAGTCGTCCACATCGTCCACGTCGTCCAGGTGCCTGACGTCAAGTACGGCACCGGCCAGCGCGACCGGATTGTCGCCGAGTCCGAACGCCTCCTCTCAGAGGTCACCGCGCCGGTCGAAGACCGCGGGGTCGACCTTGAGACCTCGACGGTCGTCTCTCACCGGTCGGTTGCGGAGGTGTTCGAGGCTGCCAACCGCGAGGACGCCGACCTCGTCGTGATGGGGTGGGGCCGCGGCGACCAGCTGTGGGGCAGTCCCCGTGCCGAGGGCGTCGTCGAAGAACTCACCAGTCGGCTCCCGTGTGACTTCCTGATCCTGGAGGGCAACGAACTCGATACCTCGCGGATCCTGCTGCCGACCGCTGGCGGCCCTGACTCGGAACTGAGCGCCGAGGTCGCCCGGACGCTTCGATCGGCTGGCGGTTCGGAAGTCACTCTATTGCACGTTACAGACGAGGGCCAGCGAGAGGCTGGCGAGACCTTCCTCGCAGAGTGGGCCGACGACCACGACCTCTCCGGCGCCGAGATCGTCGTCGACAACTCCGGGGACGTCGAGCGCGCGATCGCCCGCGAAGCCGAAGACCACACGCTCGTCCTCCTGGGGGCGACTGAGCGGGGCTTTCTCACACGGCTCGTCTCGGAGTCGGTCCACCCGACAGTTGTCAGCGACGTCGACTGCTCAGTGTTGCTCGCCGAGCGGCCTGGAAACCGAGACTTGTTCGAGCGACTGTTCGGCCTGAAGTAG
- a CDS encoding Lrp/AsnC family transcriptional regulator, whose product MDYRLDEIDRLALYYLGSDARNTTATEIAEQVNVSAGTVRNRLNQLEQHGILCGYPAHIDYERADGLLTGLFVCSASVSERDRLTRKILDISGVVNVRNVMSGDDGLHVKAIGEDTTSLQRIASEIEDLGIAIEDESLIKEEYHQPYQPYGPTDATHSQPATNVLSLVGDAQVVDLTVTEDAPVAGKTLAEAKEQGLLGEDVLVVAIERGEEVVSVNGRTEIRPGDLVSLFSPVGIRNDTFDGFGGTAAKRV is encoded by the coding sequence ATGGATTATCGTCTTGACGAAATCGATCGGTTGGCGCTGTACTATCTCGGGTCGGACGCGCGGAACACAACGGCGACCGAAATCGCCGAGCAAGTGAACGTGTCGGCGGGAACCGTACGGAATCGCCTCAATCAGCTCGAACAGCACGGCATCCTTTGTGGCTATCCCGCACACATCGACTATGAGCGCGCGGACGGCCTCCTCACCGGCCTCTTCGTCTGTAGCGCCAGCGTCTCCGAACGCGACCGCCTTACAAGGAAAATTCTCGATATCTCTGGCGTTGTCAACGTCCGCAACGTCATGTCCGGCGACGACGGCCTCCATGTGAAAGCCATCGGCGAGGACACCACGTCGCTACAGCGCATCGCCAGCGAGATCGAGGACCTCGGCATCGCCATCGAGGACGAGAGCCTCATTAAGGAAGAGTACCACCAACCCTACCAGCCCTACGGTCCGACGGATGCCACGCACTCCCAGCCGGCGACGAACGTGTTGAGCCTCGTCGGTGACGCACAGGTTGTAGACTTGACCGTCACCGAGGACGCGCCAGTCGCCGGTAAAACGCTGGCGGAGGCGAAAGAGCAGGGGTTGCTCGGCGAGGACGTGCTAGTAGTCGCCATCGAACGCGGAGAGGAAGTCGTGTCAGTAAACGGCCGTACCGAGATTCGACCCGGAGACCTCGTCTCCTTATTCTCCCCGGTCGGTATCCGAAACGACACCTTCGACGGGTTCGGCGGCACTGCAGCGAAGCGAGTGTAG
- a CDS encoding helix-turn-helix transcriptional regulator, translating to MLRWRRSIAGQDEPHGLAIKDELDKYYETEIHHGRLYPNLDEVVDKGLVEKVQLEAR from the coding sequence CTGTTGAGATGGAGACGATCGATCGCCGGCCAAGACGAGCCACATGGCCTTGCAATCAAGGACGAACTCGACAAGTATTACGAGACAGAGATCCACCACGGCCGGTTGTATCCCAACCTTGACGAAGTCGTCGACAAGGGTCTCGTCGAGAAAGTCCAACTCGAGGCCCGGTGA
- a CDS encoding amino acid permease — protein sequence MSDDELAKDLGLISAMTIGIGTMIGAGIFVLPGVAANAAGPVVVVSFVVGGLIAMVNALSVSELGTAMPKAGGGYYYINKSLGPMFGSIAGMGDWMGLAFASAFYCIGFGQYLTVFVGLPSIAFLNPIQLGALVAGAIFVAVNYIGAKETGGVQTVIVFLLLSILAAFSVAGFLSFDYATLAESKGGLAPAGYGAILPGTALVFVSFLGYAKIATVAEELKDPGRNLPIAIIGSVAIVTVIYAILVTTMLGVVPWPELSQDAPVVQAARVAFPESIGPVTGVAGIAAAVMTVGALLATASSANASILASARINFAMGRDKIVTNWLNEIHPNYATPYRSILVTGALIIVFIALLGQEIEVLAKAASVLHLIVYALMNVALIVFREADTPEYDPDFNVPLYPITPILGAILSLGLVAFMDGIEIALSAGFVVAAVAWYFIYARDKTDKQGVLSEFIRSREADFPDQVVGAADAVAPSGTGNEGPTIMVAVANPRTESALITLAGALAQHKGGHILATHIITVPDQTSLETAAENRTDLDQSSEELLAEAAADAEAFDVPIETKTILSHRGIEEVFDAARANDVDTVVMGYGGTRFAGGRVEGSLDELTHDLPCDFLILDGQKLDLSDVLVPTAGGPSSDLSAEVARALRDTVGVDLSLLYVVDPSEEESGREFLSGWADGHDLGDSELRIEAGDVEETIGRVGEEYSLVIVGATERGLLSRIVRGSLAFDTIENLDTPVLLSERPSSRSLRERLFGGR from the coding sequence ATGAGCGACGACGAGCTTGCGAAGGACCTCGGGCTAATTTCGGCGATGACCATCGGCATCGGCACGATGATCGGCGCCGGCATCTTCGTGCTACCCGGAGTCGCCGCGAACGCAGCAGGGCCTGTCGTCGTCGTCTCGTTCGTTGTCGGCGGGCTGATTGCAATGGTGAACGCGCTTTCCGTCTCCGAGCTCGGTACGGCGATGCCGAAGGCTGGAGGCGGTTACTACTACATCAACAAGTCGCTTGGCCCGATGTTCGGGTCGATCGCGGGGATGGGCGACTGGATGGGGCTTGCGTTCGCTTCCGCGTTCTACTGTATTGGATTCGGCCAGTATCTCACCGTATTCGTCGGTCTCCCGTCGATCGCGTTTCTCAATCCGATCCAGTTGGGGGCGCTTGTCGCTGGGGCTATCTTCGTCGCAGTCAACTACATCGGCGCGAAGGAGACTGGCGGGGTCCAGACAGTGATCGTCTTCCTTCTGCTATCGATCCTTGCCGCATTCTCCGTCGCCGGTTTCCTCTCGTTCGACTACGCGACGCTCGCCGAGAGCAAAGGCGGGCTTGCTCCGGCGGGCTACGGCGCGATCCTCCCGGGGACCGCGCTCGTATTCGTTTCCTTCCTCGGATATGCGAAGATCGCGACCGTCGCTGAGGAGCTGAAGGACCCCGGCCGGAATCTCCCGATCGCCATTATCGGGAGCGTCGCCATCGTCACGGTGATCTACGCGATCCTTGTGACCACGATGCTCGGCGTCGTCCCGTGGCCAGAGCTCAGCCAAGACGCGCCGGTCGTGCAGGCCGCGCGGGTCGCCTTCCCTGAATCGATCGGACCGGTGACTGGAGTTGCGGGAATCGCCGCCGCCGTGATGACCGTGGGCGCGCTCCTCGCGACCGCATCGTCGGCGAACGCGTCGATCCTCGCGTCGGCCCGGATCAACTTCGCGATGGGACGGGACAAGATCGTCACCAACTGGCTCAACGAGATCCACCCGAACTACGCGACGCCGTACCGGTCGATCCTCGTGACCGGGGCGCTCATCATCGTCTTCATCGCGCTGTTGGGCCAAGAGATCGAGGTGCTCGCGAAGGCGGCCAGCGTCCTCCACCTCATCGTATACGCGCTAATGAACGTGGCGCTCATCGTCTTCCGCGAGGCCGACACTCCGGAGTACGACCCGGACTTCAACGTCCCGCTGTACCCGATCACACCGATACTCGGCGCGATCCTGTCGCTCGGGCTCGTCGCGTTCATGGACGGGATCGAGATTGCACTGTCGGCCGGTTTCGTTGTTGCGGCCGTGGCGTGGTACTTCATCTACGCCCGGGACAAGACTGATAAACAGGGCGTACTCTCGGAGTTTATCCGGAGCCGAGAAGCAGATTTCCCTGATCAGGTCGTCGGCGCCGCAGACGCAGTCGCACCAAGCGGAACCGGAAACGAGGGGCCGACGATCATGGTTGCTGTGGCGAACCCACGGACCGAGAGTGCGCTCATCACACTCGCCGGCGCGCTCGCCCAACACAAGGGCGGTCACATACTGGCGACCCACATCATCACTGTCCCGGACCAGACATCACTGGAGACAGCTGCCGAGAACCGTACCGACCTTGACCAGTCCTCTGAGGAGTTGCTAGCCGAGGCAGCCGCGGACGCAGAGGCGTTCGACGTCCCGATCGAGACGAAGACGATCCTCTCGCACCGTGGGATCGAGGAGGTGTTCGACGCGGCACGGGCAAACGACGTCGACACCGTCGTGATGGGCTATGGTGGAACACGGTTCGCTGGCGGGCGCGTCGAGGGTTCGCTGGACGAGCTGACTCATGATCTCCCGTGTGACTTCCTCATCTTGGACGGTCAGAAACTGGACCTCTCGGACGTGCTCGTGCCGACAGCCGGCGGTCCCTCCTCGGACCTCTCTGCTGAGGTCGCCCGTGCGCTCCGTGACACCGTCGGCGTCGATCTCTCGCTACTGTATGTCGTCGATCCCAGCGAAGAAGAGTCCGGACGAGAGTTCCTCTCCGGCTGGGCTGATGGACACGACCTCGGTGACTCGGAGCTGCGCATCGAGGCAGGTGACGTAGAAGAAACGATCGGCCGGGTCGGCGAGGAGTACAGCCTCGTGATCGTCGGCGCGACGGAGCGCGGACTCCTCTCGCGGATCGTCCGTGGATCGCTCGCGTTCGACACAATCGAGAATCTCGACACGCCCGTGCTGCTCTCGGAGCGACCGTCGTCGCGGTCACTGCGGGAGCGGCTGTTCGGCGGGCGCTGA
- a CDS encoding universal stress protein, with product MAPSHVLVPLDGSPLAEDALEHTLEVFDCKITVLNVVTPLDTHMSEGGVLEVEDSRLDEAYTRADRLIERACSQSATVDRSIETAVETGKPTDSILTYIDTSDVDHVVMGGHGGPKPGPLHRLLGTVATTVVSKAPVSVTVVR from the coding sequence ATGGCCCCGTCACATGTTCTTGTTCCACTGGATGGCTCGCCCTTGGCTGAGGATGCTCTCGAACACACCCTTGAGGTATTCGACTGTAAGATTACCGTCTTGAATGTCGTGACACCACTTGATACGCACATGAGCGAAGGAGGTGTTTTAGAAGTGGAGGATTCCCGGCTCGACGAAGCCTATACCCGAGCTGATCGTCTGATCGAGCGCGCTTGTAGTCAGAGTGCAACTGTGGATCGATCAATCGAAACAGCAGTCGAAACTGGTAAACCGACAGACTCGATTCTCACATATATTGATACAAGCGACGTTGATCATGTGGTAATGGGGGGTCACGGGGGGCCAAAACCCGGCCCACTACACCGGCTGCTTGGTACCGTTGCAACTACCGTTGTCAGTAAAGCCCCAGTGTCGGTAACTGTAGTTCGATAA
- a CDS encoding mechanosensitive ion channel family protein, translating into MVVALFFVLGILRVEVTGLLFSVTVLSAVLAVVLAPIATDFVAGFLILVNRPYEIDDMIEIVDEDKRGYVEEITLRYTKILTLENTFLVIPNSTIYDRDVINYSANDERTRVSIEFTVTYEGDLAEARQLLERTVRHIDGVIEGGPAIRLGGTKYPAEPKAFISEFGDHGIRIDLYFWVEKPYLPIEMRSKVHESIWDELDEADVEIAYPHTHLVFDETSGSARVTVDRSQNIDAEPSSERGAAD; encoded by the coding sequence ATGGTTGTTGCCCTCTTTTTTGTGCTGGGAATCCTCAGAGTTGAAGTCACAGGGCTCTTATTCTCAGTCACCGTTCTTTCTGCTGTCCTGGCTGTTGTCCTAGCACCGATTGCTACCGATTTCGTTGCCGGGTTCTTGATCCTCGTCAATCGTCCCTACGAGATCGATGACATGATTGAGATCGTTGATGAAGATAAACGCGGGTATGTAGAGGAAATCACTCTTCGATACACGAAAATTTTAACACTAGAAAATACGTTCCTCGTCATTCCCAATTCAACAATATATGACCGTGATGTGATCAATTACTCTGCGAACGACGAACGGACACGTGTCTCGATTGAATTTACGGTGACATACGAAGGCGATCTTGCGGAAGCACGCCAACTGTTAGAACGTACTGTTAGACACATTGATGGCGTAATTGAGGGCGGTCCAGCAATCCGACTCGGTGGCACAAAATATCCTGCTGAACCCAAGGCGTTCATTAGTGAATTCGGTGATCACGGAATCCGCATTGACCTCTATTTCTGGGTAGAAAAGCCATATCTCCCGATCGAGATGCGGTCGAAGGTACACGAAAGTATCTGGGATGAACTTGACGAGGCTGATGTCGAAATAGCGTATCCACATACACACCTCGTTTTCGACGAAACGAGCGGGAGTGCGCGGGTTACCGTTGACCGGTCACAGAATATCGATGCTGAGCCTTCTTCTGAGCGAGGCGCTGCTGACTAA
- a CDS encoding transcriptional regulator — translation MSDDVRHDGPPPFDRPFEGEDTKQRVYGAVLHAREPMTAAEIAERADCSGESARTHLSFYADLGIVIRHEGRPVRYERNDDYFEWRRVNKLARENTVDELQARVSELTDRIEEYRSEYGVDSPAEVDVLEFDAAQIDDVYVELGNWATIIEERRLHERARRKAAGSTAPSHS, via the coding sequence ATGTCAGACGATGTCCGTCACGACGGCCCGCCTCCGTTCGATAGACCGTTCGAAGGCGAGGACACGAAGCAGCGCGTGTACGGTGCGGTATTACACGCTCGAGAGCCGATGACGGCCGCCGAGATCGCCGAGCGGGCAGACTGCTCGGGGGAGTCGGCACGGACACACCTGTCCTTCTACGCCGACCTCGGCATTGTCATTCGGCATGAGGGCCGGCCGGTTAGGTACGAGCGCAACGACGACTACTTCGAGTGGCGGCGGGTCAACAAGCTAGCGCGGGAGAACACTGTCGACGAGTTGCAGGCCCGCGTGTCGGAGTTGACCGACCGGATCGAGGAGTACCGCAGCGAATATGGGGTCGACTCGCCCGCCGAGGTCGATGTCCTCGAGTTCGACGCGGCGCAGATTGACGACGTGTACGTGGAACTCGGTAATTGGGCCACCATCATTGAGGAGCGTCGCCTACACGAACGCGCCAGGAGAAAAGCCGCCGGCTCAACGGCCCCGTCACATAGCTGA
- a CDS encoding universal stress protein, protein MNRTTDDDQDLLAHVLLPVAHEEDARATARELEPYQPKRVTALHVVEKAGGAPDKTPVEQSEELAEESYVAVRSVLPDADDHTTYARDVVGAIFDAAEEVDATAIAYRSRGGNRLMQFLSGDLSLKLVTQANRPVIALPRADSDG, encoded by the coding sequence ATGAATCGAACCACAGACGACGACCAAGACCTCCTGGCACACGTGCTCCTCCCGGTCGCCCACGAGGAGGACGCACGAGCCACCGCAAGAGAACTCGAACCCTACCAACCCAAACGGGTCACCGCGCTCCACGTCGTCGAGAAGGCCGGCGGCGCCCCGGACAAAACACCCGTCGAGCAGTCCGAGGAACTCGCCGAGGAATCCTATGTTGCCGTCCGCTCGGTTCTCCCGGACGCCGACGACCACACCACGTACGCTCGGGACGTCGTCGGGGCTATCTTCGACGCCGCTGAGGAGGTCGACGCGACCGCCATCGCGTACCGCTCCCGCGGCGGTAACCGGCTCATGCAGTTCCTCTCCGGCGACCTCTCGCTCAAACTCGTCACACAGGCGAACCGTCCTGTAATCGCGCTGCCGCGAGCCGACAGCGACGGATGA